The genomic window TAGGTAATAAATCAAGGTTAAATCTGAATCAGAATTTAAATCAACattcaaataaaagtttataaaggTATTGAGTGGGATATGTTTCAATATGTTAGTTAAgaataatattattattgtatattattataatcgtagtattagttattttattaataatattatcaaaTTGTACTACGAGCTCTCTGTCTATAATTATTAGAtacgtaaatatattaaattgtaTTTTATGTCATCCAAACAACTAGGATTTATTGTTCTTGCTGAATCTCGATAATTATGTTTTGTAACATACTCCGTGTTGTATTACCTCAAGTAAATATATTATGTAGGTTAATAATGAATGTTGTGTTTTTATAAcgcgaaataaaatattttgaaatacgtttttaatgattttattaTTAGAGCATTGTGTTTAAGTGTGTATGAATTAATTATATTGGTCTCCCTTTTGTATTATTCTTCTTGtgagtattcttctttcataatTGAAGTATTAAGTTTTCAACCCTGTAGTTGTATACAGgagttgtagaaaatgtaaaataatcTAATATAGTTATTAGATTCCTTGGGGCGAGGGAAAATTCCTCAAACTGCAGCGTTATAGCTGATTTCAATAAAAATTATCCTAATTCCATCATTCCCAGTTCCGTTTGCTTATTTCCATCATGTAAACAATCTATTTTCATGTTAAATATGCAGGTCCTCTTAGCCGAGTGGGATTCGAACTACCACCCTAGGCCTACCTCTTAGCATCATCCGACACGACTTAGTTTTTAACCCTTAAGGTCAATCCCTATCTAGTTTGCATATATTTCCGAAAATTTTGCATCAGGCACCGAATTCTTTTGTTGCTCACGGTGGTCGTAAGTCACCTGAGTCCATTGTTTCTTTCTTCTGCTTCGCTCACGGCGGTTGTAAGTCACCTGAGTCCATTGTTTCTTTCTTCTGCTTCGCTCACGGTGGTTGTAAGTCACCTGAGTCCATTGTTTCTTTCTTCTGCTTCGCTCACGGTGGTTGTAAGTCACCTGAGTCCATTGTTTCTTTCTTCTGCTTCGCTCACGGAGGTTGTAAGTCACCTGAGTCCATTGTTTCTTTCTTCTGCTTCGCTCACGGCGGTTGTAAGTCACCTGAGTCCATTGTTTCTTTCTTCTGCTTCGCTCACGGTGGTTGTAAGTCACcgtccattttttgttttttcttcctTGTTGAGCTTGCTGTGCTCCTCTGTTTCTCTGTTTTCTATTTTTATGATAAGTCCTTTCATATGTTTTATGTTTCTTCGTATTTGTATCCTTTCTATATTGATACCTCCTCGTATAATTTTCTCTTTCCTGTTTATTAgtattcttgtaatttttcttcttgttttcgtTTGTTATAATGTAAGTTTGACCTAGGTACGTCCTTGTATCCCGACGtctttcttcttttgtttttcCGTAATGTTTATCACGGTACATCTTCGACCAGTGTGGTTCGTTTTGTTTCTTATTTCTGTGACCACGATACGTCCTCGTGTCACGTCTTCTATTTTCTTTTGCGTTGGTTTTGTCACGTTTTCCTTGGCGTTAGTACTGTTGCAGTTTTGTTTCTGTATATTTCTCTTCTACTCCCTTATACCCACTGTCATTGGGTACCTGCGGGACTCTTTTGTTTTGTTGGGACGAGGTTTTGTCACTCTTCGCCCATGTAGTAATGTATTtgtagaccaatcaagttagtaaaaaataagccgtttttcgacataattgaaatgacgaggtttgacagttgaaatgtgtagtatgagatattacaaaagggctaccatcttgggattcatcaattttttagtggaacaatttttaaataaacaatcaaaacgtcaaacttagttttgtgctcataactgaaaaacttgtttatttagagatttgacgttcacaggtaacttttttagaataaaaagatacatcgaatgagatacgctaaatgaaaatcggttaataaacaaaaaagttattgcaaaacagacaacaaaatcactgtttttgaatattgttaataacaattttattgtttattagaatatgttttaatataactaaaattgagggcattatggtgtttgaatggtgtgcaaaaaatggtccagatctgtttaatagttttcgcaaaattgaatttgtttataaatttttttgaaaaacgagctaatttctgaggctggtccagttaatatagctgaatgtatctcaatgatccggagctcatttccttcgttaagatgtatactaacagcctatgaaaaaaaaagtaaaaaaaaattacatatacgtacaaaaaattatttgttaataaatagcagtttttaagcttataaacaattacaataatttcgtagaaattagatcaaattaaatggcaataaaaaatacggaaagctggttacaatacacaacttctaaaaaaaaattttaggtcgtacgacccttggggtctgagatagcccctttttttgaaaaaatcactgatacgttaattaacaacactaagatctgaaattaaccaatattttataagaaaagtcaaagtttttaacaaagtttttagcaagaaaaaatgttaaaaattgtttaaacagcagtgttataaacaaaaagtattttgcgttccgactaaagtaaaaaatagcgggcgtagtcgactgactgaatagtgcaCGCGGTTGAcgaccggcagcaactcctaaaattacgttataccgaccacaaaaatcaactttaaagtgaataacaaatattcgtcattccttatgttttcgaggtctccaaatccgaatatggagtttatttttttctagaattagtggaacatgttcaaaaatcaaattttatgccaaaatgcgataaatcaattttgatgatttttcaattttaactcactgtatttttggtcgctgtaaatatttccttttgaaaattttactgtgctatctttgaagcatttagataacaatgagatttgtccaaaatgattaaacacattaaaagagaagttgttaatttttaaacattttgtcgtcagattttgTTAGCTTCatgcttacttaaaaaagttgagtgacaaacttttaagtttataattttaactaacacagaaataaaatataattcatgaagaagttttccaaaaaaatttaatttaaaatatgcaataagaaaaatgttatgtgactttatagacgagcggcacactggcacaccccaaaaaaagcttatttctcgagatactgatactaattttggtaatactttatatttttgatggtgctgaaaacgaaaattagggttgttttgaaaaaatgccccttttttgaaaaaatcactgttacgttaattaacaacactaagatctgaaattaaccaatattttataagaaaagtcaaagtttttaacaaagtttttagcaagaaaaaatgttaaaaattgttaaaacgttagtgttataaacaaaaagtattttgcgttgcgactaaagtaaaaaaaaataatgggcgtagcacatttttaacattgacagtataccggatttgaagcttaatattatatttatatattttggtagaaactttcattttatgaatattattatcttgcacatttatttagtaatagtacattgtttaccgggtaggaaaagcttaacattcctggacgactgtgaagattgctaaatcgaggcgcaagccgagacttagcaacacagagtccaggaatgtggcttttcctacgaggtaaacatactatttttccgcaaatcgtttaaaattcgacagatattgattgatttaaaaaaaaacgcgataattttattcccaaataaatggtgctttgaaattcctaataaaattacttgggttactatggaaacgtattgaggttgaattgtcaaacttgacaatgttttctatcatttatgtagaacactaacaactgtacggaaatatcatttccttacagtaaggaaatgacatttccttacagtaaggaagtcctgactttttcttcaagaaattttgacaggaatgtcaaaatttcctggcgatttgcggaaaaattatattttaaataaataaatttaaaaaatgacaataaaaaggccacttaaaaaaggtttatacatcccattagctgctttattttggataattttgcaatgaaaataagataaccattattattttaatgtggtaccatagataaaaaaatagtaaacttggtacagtagaacccgattggtaggtataggccattttttattctctattttgaatccgtgtgtagtccaggctgtatcgtcgaccccgttaggtaaattattccgattcttattttttgcacaaacttactcaaaaaaaaagttccttataacaaatccaaagggtaccaagagctaccgcggccggaaaattgtttaaacaattttttcattagttttctgtcaacttataaaagttgggttacaaactgtttagtttataattttaatcaacgcagcattaaaacataggtcctgaagaagttttctggaaaatgtcaagtcaaaatatgcaacagaaaaaaagttacgcgaccttatagacgagtggtactccccaaaaaaaacgctcatttctcgagatatcaaccacaccgtggtgaatggctaattttggtcttactttatgtttttgatggtgctgaaaacgaaaatgagttttattttgaattttagatggggaaacattgtcaaaatcgaaattttaccctaaaaataaaaaaaatgaaatcacgtttttcttaaaattaaaagttacaccaccttttttctataaaacattttgttctctgtactctagattttaacataaAGTTAAttgaacagctaaatttcaaattttgtcactcaacttttgcgattaaactttgcagttcaagaatctgcaccttttacttcaaacaatttataactttctttatagcaagacagaaatattgaagcaggtcccattgtcttaagaatggtgagaaatatatactgtaaaaatttcagaaaaatattacaatggaactgagttgtaacaagttaaacgcaaaaaacgtgatttttatttttagggtaaagtttgcgattttgataatgttcccccacgtaaaattcaaaacaaccctaattttcgttttcagcaccatcaaaaatataaagtattaccaaaattagtatcagtatctcgagaaataagctttttttggggtgtgccagtgtgccgctcgtctataaagtcacataacatttttcttattgcatattttaaattaaatttttttggaaaacttcttcatgaattatattttatttctgtgttagttaaaattataaacttaaaagtttgtcactcaacttttttaagtaagcatgaagctaacgaaatctgacgacaaaatgtttaaaaattaacaacttctcttttaatgtgtttaatcattttggacaaatctcattgttatctctaaatgcttcaaagatagcacagtaaaattttcaaaaggaaatatttacagcgaccaaaaatacagtgagttaaaattgaaaaatcatcaaaattgatttatcgcattttggcataaaatttgatttttgaacatgttccactaattctagaaaaaaataaactccatattcggatttggagacctcgaaaacataagtaatgacgaaaatttgttattcactttaaagttgatttttgtggtcggtataacgtaattttaggagttgctgccggtcgTCAACCGCGtgcactattcagtcagtcgactacgcccgctattttttactttagtcggaacgcaaaatactttttgtttataacactactgtttaaacaatttttaacattttttcttgctaaaaactttgttaaaaactttgacttttcttataaaatattggttaatttcagatcttatgCCCAGTTGCACCAACAGACTGTAAATCAACTGATTTGCTAACCGTCAATTCGACGATTTAAATCGATGATCAATGGTTATTTTTCAAACGGGTTGCACCATTCAAAAAAACTGTTGGTTTACAAACCGACAATATATAAGTGGCAACATCGTACTTCATTCGATTATTTCATTCGAATCCGAGTGTCGTCTGTCAAACAAGATTGTCAAAGAAAGTTTTGTAGGGTTATGtcaattgaaatttgaatttgaaGTAGATTGTTTTCTTGCAATTCTGTTTGTATTATACTTAAATAGTATCATACTTGCGATGGAAAATAAAGGAAGCCACTTCTCTAGTTTAGAGAAAGATATCATTTTAGATTTAGCTATTAAATATAAATGtataatagaaaataaacaaacaGATGGAGTTACAAATAAACAAAAAGCCATTGCATGGGAAAATATTAGCAAAGAATTTAATGCCATGAACGTGAATACACACCGAACCTCGAAACAAATTAAGACCTTTTATGAAAACatcaaaagaaaaattaaaaagaaacaaGCAATAGAAAAGGTAACAATACAACAatcattttaaatagtttttaataaatgcAATAAAATTT from Diabrotica virgifera virgifera chromosome 5, PGI_DIABVI_V3a includes these protein-coding regions:
- the LOC126884355 gene encoding arginine/serine-rich coiled-coil protein 2-like, yielding MYRDKHYGKTKEERRRDTRTYLGQTYIITNENKKKNYKNTNKQERENYTRRYQYRKDTNTKKHKTYERTYHKNRKQRNRGAQQAQQGRKNKKWTVTYNHRERSRRKKQWTQVTYNRRERSRRKKQWTQVTYNLRERSRRKKQWTQVTYNRRERSRRKKQWTQVTYDHREQQKNSVPDAKFSEIYAN